From the genome of Streptomyces xanthophaeus:
TCCGCGCAGGCGGCCCGCCCGAGAGATGGAGACACGATGAGCAGGGCCACCGAGCCGGACCCCACGTCGCCCGTGCCCCAGGAACCGCACGCCGCCGACAGCCACGGTCTGATCCGCGTGCACGGCGCGCGCGTGAACAACCTCAAGGACGTCAGCATCGAAATCCCCAAGCGCCGGCTGACGGTGTTCACCGGGGTCTCCGGCTCGGGCAAGAGCTCGCTGGTGTTCGACACGATCGCCGCCGAGTCCCAGCGGATGATCAACGAGACCTACAGCACCTTCGTTCAGGGCTTCATGCCCACGCTGGCCCGCCCCGACGTCGACGTGCTCGACGGACTCACCACCGCGATCACCGTCGACCAGCAGCGCATGGGCGGCGACCCCCGCTCCACGGTCGGCACCGCCACCGACGCCAACGCGATGCTCCGCATCCTCTTCAGCCGGCTCGGCAAGCCGCACATCGGCCCGCCCAGCGCCTACTCCTTCAACGTCGCCTCCGTCCGGGCGAGCGGCGGCATCACGGTCGAGCGCGGCGAAGCCAAGACCAGGACGGTGAAGGCGACCTTCTCCCGCACCGGCGGCATGTGCGTGCGCTGCGAGGGGCGCGGCGCGGTCTCCGACATCGACCTCACCCAGCTCTACGACGACTCCAAGTCGCTCGCCGAGGGCGCGTTCACCATCCCCGGCTGGAAGTCCGACAGCTTCTGGACCGTGCGCGTCTACGCCGAGTCGGGTTTCCTCGACCCGGACAAGCCGATCCGCAAGTACACCAAGAAGGAGATGCAGGACTTCCTCTACCGGGAGCCCACCAAGGTCAAGGTCGAGGGCGTCAACCTCACCTACGAGGGCCTCATCCCCAAGATCCAGAAGTCCTTCCTGTCCAAGGACAAGGAAGCGATGCAGCCTCACATCCGGGCCTTCGTGGAACGGGCGGTCACCTTCACCGTCTGTCCCGAGTGCGAGGGCACCCGGCTCAGCGAGGGCGCCCGGTCCTCGAAGATCAAGAAGATCAGCATCGCCGACGCCTGCACGATGCAGATCAGCGACCTGGCCGAGTGGGTACGCGGCCTCGCCGAGCCCTCGGTGGCCCCGCTGCTCACCGCACTGCAGCTCACCCTCGACTCGTTCGTGGAGATCGGCCTCGGCTACCTCTCGCTCGACCGGGCCTCCGGGACCCTGTCCGGCGGCGAGGCCCAGCGCGTCAAGATGATCCGCCACCTCGGCTCCTCGCTCACCGACGTCACCTACGTCTTCGACGAGCCCACCATCGGCCTGCACCCGCACGACATCCAGCGCATGAACGACCTGCTCCTGCGGCTGCGCGACAAGGGCAACACGGTGCTCGTCGTGGAGCACAAGCCGGAGACCATCGCGATCGCCGACCACGTCGTCGACATCGGCCCCGGCGCGGGCACCGAGGGCGGCACGGTCTGCTACGAGGGCACCGTCGAGGGGCTGCGCTCCGGCGGCACCATCACCGGCCGCCACCTCGACGACCGGGCCAAGCTCAAGCCGTCGGTACGCACGCCCACCGGCGCGCTGGAGATCCGCGGGGCCACGGCGAACAACCTGCGCGACGTCGACGTCGACATCCCGCTCGGTGTGCTCACGGTCGTCACCGGCGTCGCCGGTTCCGGCAAGAGCTCGCTGCTGCACAAGTCGCTCTCCCCCGACGCGGACGTGGTCTCCATCGACCAGGGCGCGATCCGCGGCTCGCGCCGGAGCAACCCGGCGACCTACACCGGGCTGCTCGACCCGATCCGCAAGGCGTTCGCCAAGGTCAACGGGGTGAAGCCGGCGCTGTTCAGCGCCAATTCCGAAGGTGCCTGCCCCACCTGCAACGGCGCCGGAGTCATCTACACCGACCTGGCGATGATGGCCGGGGTCACGACCACCTGCGAGGAGTGCGAGGGGAAGCGGTTCGAGGCGTCGGTGCTGGAGTACCACCTCGGCGGCCGCGACATCAGCGAGGTGCTCGCGATGTCGGTGACCGAGGCCGAGGAGTTCTTCGGCGCGGGCGAGGCGCACACGCCCGCCGCGCACCGCATCCTCACCCGGCTCGCCGATGTCGGGCTCGGCTACCTCAGCCTCGGCCAGCCGCTCACCACGCTGTCCGGCGGCGAGCGGCAACGGCTCAAGCTGGCCACCCACATGGCGGAGAAGGGCGGCGTCTACGTGCTCGACGAGCCGACCACCGGCCTGCACCTCGCCGACGTGGAGCAACTGCTGGGCCTGCTCGACCGGCTGGTCGACTCCGGGAAGTCGGTCGTCGTCATCGAGCACCACCAGGCGGTCATGGCCCACGCCGACTGGATCATCGACCTCGGACCCGGCGCCGGTCACGACGGCGGCCGGATCGTCTTCGAGGGCACCCCCGCCGACCTCGTGGAAGACCGCTCCACCCTCACCGGCGAGCACCTCGCGGCGTACGTCGGCGCCTGATCCGCCGTCGCCGGGACCCGACGCGGGTCGGGTCCCGGCCCCTGGCCGCTGCCTGGCGTGGTCGGCGGACGGATCAGTCCCGCCCCACGACCAACGGTGCGACCTCCCTGACGGACACGCCCGCCATCGTCCTGGTCCACGGGTTCTGGGGCGGCGCCGCCCACTGGGCCGAGGTCATCACCGAGCCGTGCCGGTGGCCGGTCGCCGGTCGCCGGTCTCATCGAAGAGGCCGCGCTCGCCCTGTCGTCCCCCTGACGGGGAGCGCGCGCCCGCGGCGCGCGGGCCGGGCGTGGCCCAGCCCGCCGGAGTGCGGGGCCCACAGGGCCCCGCCCGCCGCCGGGTCGCCCGCGAGCCGCACCACCACCGTGGCCGGGGCGGTGGCCGTACGGGGCCACGGGCGCGGCGGCAGCACCCGCCGGCCCAGCAGTCCCAGGGTCAGCGCGTGCCGCCCGCCGGCGAGCACCAGCACCGGCGCCCGCCACCTCGCCCGGACGACCACGGCCTCGTACGGGGTCCAGCGCACATCGGGGTCCCGCAGCAGGCGCCGGACCCGCCGGACGGCCAGCAGCTCCCGCGCCCCGAACAGCACCGGGCTCAGCACCACGCCCAGCGCGGCCACCGGCGCCGGCGGCCCGCCGAGCAGGGCCGCGACCACCACCGGCCAGCAGAACACCGGCAGCAGGCACAGCAGCAGCGCGTCGCGCCGCCAGTCGTCCAGCGCGTCCCTCGCGTCCTGCCGATCCGGTGCGTCCTGCTGATCCGGTGCGTCCCGCGGATCCGGTGCGTCCGGTGCACCCCGTTCCCGTGCACCCGCTGTGGTCACCGGGGCACGGTGAGCGTCCATGCCCCGGGACGCAGGGTCCACGTACGGCGGCGGACCGGGCCGGTCAGCGCCGCGTCGGCGCGGTAGCGGAAGTCCTGGCCCGACACCGTCACCGTCTTCGCCCGGGCCGTGACCGTCGATTCGGCGGAGCTGCCGCCACCCGTCCGGACCACTACCTCCGCCGGACCGCCGTCGTCCCGGGTGCGAACCGAGACGTCCTCCACGGGCCGGTCCACATCCGCCAGCAACACCCCGTCGGCCTCGACCCGCAGCCGGTGCCGACCGGTGGCCGCGCCGCCGGCCGCCGTCACCGGCCGGACCAGCGTCCGGACCAGCGAGCGGTACGCGCTCCACACCGAAGGCCCGGCGGGCCGCGGGACCCCGTGCACCGGCGGGATCCGCAGCGCACCGAGCACCACGCCGTCGCTGTCGTCGACCAGCAGGTCACAGACCCGCACCGACCCGTCGAGGACCGCCCGGGCCGCGGCGACGGCCGAAAGCGGCACGCCGAGGGACCTCGCCAGCCCCAGCGACCCCACCGGGCCCACCGGAACCAGCGCCAGGGGGCCCTCCCCCAGCCCGCGCTCGCGGTGCAGCAGCCCCACGGCGCGCACCAGGGCCCGGTCGTCACCGACGATCACCAGCCGCCGATGACCCCGGCGGGCAAGAGCCCGCGCAAATTCCTCCTGCGAATCCGGGAGGCAGATTTTCGCTGCCGCGCCCGCTGACAACACATCCTTCGCGATCCGCACGGACTCGCCGTCAAGACGGCGGGCGACCGGGTCGACGAGCACGAGCAGGCCGCCTACCGGCGCGCCCGCTTGGCTCATGGTGGGCTCTGGAGCCGACACCTCGGTCCTTCCTCGGGTAGCATCTTTGTGCAAGAGGCCCTTGCGCTATTGCGCCAGGGCCTTCGTCTATTCCGGGGTACCGGTCCGACGGCTCAGCCTGCGGTGTACATCGTCGTACGCCCCCTGACCTTGGACATGCCCCATCCGGAAGAGGTGTACGCCTGTGCCCGCTCTTGTGCTGCTCGGAGCTCAGTGGGGTGACGAGGGCAAGGGAAAGGCCACCGACCTGCTCGGTGGATCCGTTGACTATGTGGTGCGCTACCAGGGCGGCAACAATGCCGGCCACACGGTCGTCGTAGGCGACCAGAAGTACGCGCTGCACCTTCTCCCTTCCGGCATCCTCTCCCCCGGATGCACCCCGGTCATCGGTAACGGTGTCGTGGTCGACCCGGCCGTCCTGCTC
Proteins encoded in this window:
- a CDS encoding excinuclease ABC subunit UvrA, with translation MSRATEPDPTSPVPQEPHAADSHGLIRVHGARVNNLKDVSIEIPKRRLTVFTGVSGSGKSSLVFDTIAAESQRMINETYSTFVQGFMPTLARPDVDVLDGLTTAITVDQQRMGGDPRSTVGTATDANAMLRILFSRLGKPHIGPPSAYSFNVASVRASGGITVERGEAKTRTVKATFSRTGGMCVRCEGRGAVSDIDLTQLYDDSKSLAEGAFTIPGWKSDSFWTVRVYAESGFLDPDKPIRKYTKKEMQDFLYREPTKVKVEGVNLTYEGLIPKIQKSFLSKDKEAMQPHIRAFVERAVTFTVCPECEGTRLSEGARSSKIKKISIADACTMQISDLAEWVRGLAEPSVAPLLTALQLTLDSFVEIGLGYLSLDRASGTLSGGEAQRVKMIRHLGSSLTDVTYVFDEPTIGLHPHDIQRMNDLLLRLRDKGNTVLVVEHKPETIAIADHVVDIGPGAGTEGGTVCYEGTVEGLRSGGTITGRHLDDRAKLKPSVRTPTGALEIRGATANNLRDVDVDIPLGVLTVVTGVAGSGKSSLLHKSLSPDADVVSIDQGAIRGSRRSNPATYTGLLDPIRKAFAKVNGVKPALFSANSEGACPTCNGAGVIYTDLAMMAGVTTTCEECEGKRFEASVLEYHLGGRDISEVLAMSVTEAEEFFGAGEAHTPAAHRILTRLADVGLGYLSLGQPLTTLSGGERQRLKLATHMAEKGGVYVLDEPTTGLHLADVEQLLGLLDRLVDSGKSVVVIEHHQAVMAHADWIIDLGPGAGHDGGRIVFEGTPADLVEDRSTLTGEHLAAYVGA
- a CDS encoding diacylglycerol kinase, producing the protein MSQAGAPVGGLLVLVDPVARRLDGESVRIAKDVLSAGAAAKICLPDSQEEFARALARRGHRRLVIVGDDRALVRAVGLLHRERGLGEGPLALVPVGPVGSLGLARSLGVPLSAVAAARAVLDGSVRVCDLLVDDSDGVVLGALRIPPVHGVPRPAGPSVWSAYRSLVRTLVRPVTAAGGAATGRHRLRVEADGVLLADVDRPVEDVSVRTRDDGGPAEVVVRTGGGSSAESTVTARAKTVTVSGQDFRYRADAALTGPVRRRTWTLRPGAWTLTVPR